Part of the Halomarina litorea genome is shown below.
GCGTCGTCACAGCGCATGCAGTTCGAGCACTTCGACACCGAGGGGTCGATGTCGTGGTCGCCCTGTCGCTTGAGTCGCCACTGCTCCGGCCCCTGAAACTTCGGGCCGGGGAACTCGTCGTCCACCTCGGCGACGGGACAGGAGACGTCACACGACGAGCACTTGTAGCAGTTGTCCGACCCCGGCCGGAGGTCCGGTTCGCCGCCGGCCAGCGACCCCGGGTCCCCGAAGACGTAGGTCCAGTCGTCCGTCGTTTCCCCGTCCGCACTCGCGTCGTCCGCGTTCGTGTTCGTGTCTGGTGTGCTCATGTCGCCTCCTCGCCGGCCAGTCGGCCGGCGGTGTATCCCGTCGCCAGCGAGACGCCGCTGCCGGACTTCTCGGCGGCGATGTCGGCTCCGCCAACGACGCCGCCCGCGGCCCGCAGGTTCGCGTACTCCACCGCGCCCGTCGCGTCCAGCGGTCGGGCCTCGTCGTCCACGACGACGCCGAACCGGGCGAACGCGTGGTCGCCGTAGGCCGCCGCCGCCGACCAGTCGTAGCGGTCCTCCGGGTGCGGGACGTGACAGTCGAACACCCGTTCGCGGACCGCCCCACGGCCCGACCCGATGCCCTTCCCGACCAGTCCGCCCGTCGCGAGGACGTACTGGGCGGCGGCGTAGGGCACTGCCGTGTGGACGTGTTCGACCGTCACCGTCTCGATGCGCCCGTCCTCGCTCGTCGCGTCCACGACGGGGGTGCCCGTCTCGATGCGCACGCCCGCCTCGTCGAGGGCGCGGTACAACTGGTCGGCCAGTCGCATCCCCGGCAGGGAGGGCGGCCCCATCGGCACCTCGAAGACGGCTGCGTCAAGGGCGTCCGAGAGGTCACGCCGAACCGCCGGCCCCTCGTCGTGCCCCAGTATCGCGGGGAAGCCGACCCGTTCGGCCCCGCCGAGGTGGGGTTTCACCGACTCGACGAGCGCCGACAGCGCGTCCGACTCGCCCTCGACGCCCTCGTCCAGTACGTCCGCGTAGCGCGTCACCGTCGCGTCCGCCCGCAGGTCGGCGGGGAACGGGAGCGTGACGCCTCGGACGTCGAACGGGACGCCCGCCCGGTCGAGGTGGGCCGCCGCCCGCGGCGCGTCGAAGTCCGTGAGCGTCTCGAAGCCCACGAGCACGGTGTCGTCGGGAGCGCTCGCCAGTCCCGGCGCGACCGACTCGGGGTACCGGGCGGTGGGTTTGACCGACCCGCCGTGGGTGGGCACGAGAGCGTTCGCGTCGGTGTGTGCCCCGAGATAGCCCTCGACCACCTCGTCGAACAGGCCGAGGCCCGCCCGGAGGGCGTCCACACCGAGCGTCCGATACGGGTGTCCCTCGGGGAGGTCTCTCACGGCGCCGAACGGGTCGGCGACGAGGCTCCCATCGACGGCGCCGAGGGCGTCGACGAGTCCGGTCGCCTGCCGGAGCGTGCTCTCCTTGTGGGAGACGAGTCGCACCCGCGCGCCCTCGCGCGCGGCGGCGAGAGCGGCCGTCGCGCCCGCGAGTCCGCCCCCGACGACGAGGACGTCGTCCTCGATGGCCACGGGCTACCGCCCCCCGTCGGTGGCCGGTCGCTCCCCGGCGTCGAAGTCCCCCCACGCCACGTCGGTCCCGACGGGGTCCGCGTCCCGGTTCATCGTCGTCGCCTGCAGGGTGTACTTGAGTGCCGCCTGCGAGAGCTGTTCGCCCCACAGGGCGTGGCGCTCGCCCTTCCAGCGCTCCTCGACGAGTTCCGAGAGCGCGTCGTCCACCGTCGGTTCGTCGTGTGCGGGGTACAGTTCGCTCGCCATCCGGTGACAGCAGAACGCGCCCTGACAGTTGCCCATCGACGCCCGCGTGCGGAGGCGGACGGCGTTGAGGTCGGTCCCCGACTGGGCGGCGGCGTCGCGCACCTCGGCGCGCGAGACGGCCTCGCACGAACAGAGGACGGGGTTCGGGTCGCACGACGAGAGGACGGCCTCAGTGCGCGACCCGAGACGCTGGGAGGACCGCCGGGCGACGGGCGAGCGCAGGCCGAAGCGGCGCATCGCGTCGTCTAAGACCTCGTGGTCCTCGCTCCCGGGGAGGGGTTCGTCGGCGGTCCGGCAGTCGGCGCGCACGCCGAAGCGCTCGCAGACGTGGTCCGCGATGCGTTCGGCCATCATCCGGTAGGTGGTGAGTTTCCCGCCGACGATGCTCGTCATGCCGGGCAGGTCGTCGCGGCCGTCGTGGTCGAGGAGGAAGAAGTCCCGCGTGATGTCCGTCGGGTCCGCGCTGCCCACCTCGGGGGGTTCGTACAGGGGGCGGACGCCCCAGAACGACCGGATGGTCCGCGCGTCTTCGAGTATGGGGACGAGTTTCGACAGTTCGTCGATCATCAGGTCCACCTCCCACCCCTCCTCGGGGTAGTCCTCGGGGTCCGTGACCTCCTCGTCGGTCGTGCCGAGGATGCAGGCCGTCTCGTGGGGAACGATGATGTCGGCGTCCCCCTTCGGCCGACAGCGGTTGACGACGGTGTCGACCTGCCGGGTGTTCATCACGGTCATCACGCCCTTCGAGGGGCGCACCTCGATGTCCACGCCCGCGAGGTCACCGAGTCGCCCGGCCCACGCGCCCGTCGCGTTGACGACGTGGTCGGCGTCGATTCGCTCGGTTTCCCCCGCCTTCCCGTGGGTCCGCGACCCCGGCCCGGACTCGTGGCGAACCGTCACCCCGACGACTTCGCCCGCCTCGATGCGCACGTCGGTCACCTCGGCGTGCGTCTCGATGCGCGCCCCGTGGCGTTCGGCGTCGACGGCGTTGGCCACGCAGAGGCGGAACGGGTCGATGGCGGCGTCGGGGACGTGGATGGCCCGGTCCACGTCCGGCGCGAGGTGCGGTTCGAGGTCGCGGGCCTCCTCGCCGGAGAGCACCTCGGCGGGGATGTCGCAGGCGCGACAGCCCGCGAGTTTCTCCTCGAAGTACTCGTCGGTGTCCTCGGGGCGTTTGACGAACAGGCCGCCGGTCTCCTCGACGCAGTGGCTCGCGACGTCGCGAAGGACGTAGTTCTCCTCGATGCACTCGCGGGCGGACTTGCGGTCGGAGACGGCGTACCGCCCCCCGGAGTGGAGGAGGCCGTGCATCCGGCCGGTCGTCCCGTGGGTGAGGTTGCCCTTCTCCACGAGCGTCACGTCGAGACCGCGCATCGCCAGGTCGCGCGCGATGCCCGTCCCCGTCGACCCCCCGCCGACGACGACCACGTGGGCTGGTGCGTTCACGTCGCTCGGGTCTCCGGGGGGAGGCCACTTCACCCTTCACTCACGCAATCGGACATCTGCGCGGGCACGGCGGCGTCGCGGGTGACGGCCCGGGGTGCGCGTGGCCCGCTTCGCCCCGACTCGTCCCGCGCTGGACGGTACCGGCCATCACTATCTTTCCCCGCAGGATAAATCGGATAATTAACCGTTTGGTTAAGCGTATGGAACGTCGATATACGCACGTACGACGGAACGTGGTGGGGGACAGACACGTCTGCGCCGACGGGGGCGAGTCGGCGGTCGTCCGCCACCGCTCCGATGTAGAGGAACCATGAAACAGCACGACTACGGTGGCGACCACATCCCGAGCGACGAACTCTTCGCGGCACTCGCCGACCGGAACCGGCGGAAGGTCCTGTTCCACCTCCGACAGAACCGGCTCGCGACTACCGAAGAACTGGCCGCCATCGCGGCCGAGGACGACGAAACGACGACCCGCGACCACCTCCTCGACGACCACCTCCCCATGCTGGAGGACATCGGTCTCGTCTCCTACGACCGGTTCGCGGACCAGGTCGAACTGACCGCCAACCCCGACGAGGTGGGGGCGTGGCTCGACCTCGCGATGCGCCGTGACCTGAAGACCGCCCAGCGAGCGACGAACGTCCCCCGTCCGACGGCGACCAGGCCGCGACCGGAGTCGGACGACGACCGCATCCACGTCCTGCTGGTCGACGACTCGATGGACTTCGTGAGCGCGATGGGCGACCTCCTCGAACGCGAACACGACGACCTCTCGGTCGCGACGGCGACCAGCGCCCCCGACGCGTTCACCGTCCTGAAGAGTGAACCCGTCGACTGCGTGGTGAGCGACTACAAGATGCCCGGCATCGACGGCATCGAGTTCCTCGACGCCGTCGGCGAGGAGTACCCCGACGTCTCGTTCATCCTCCTGACGAACAAGGGGAGCGAGCAGGCGGCGGGCGAGGCCATCGCCATCGGGGCCAGCGACTTCGTCCGCAAGGAGACGACGCCCGAGGGGTACGACCGACTCGCCCGGTCCATCCGCGACGCGGTGGCCGGAGACGAGTAACCCCGGGCGATGGCCGAGCAGAACGCCTCCGACGCGAATCGCGGGGCTGACCGGCCGGGAGCGGACGCGATTCGCCTCCTCTACGTCGACGACGACCCCGCGTACCTCGACACCGCGCGGGCCTTCCTCGAACGCGAGTACGCCGACGTGGTCGTCGACGCGGTCACCGACGCCGCCACCGCTCTCGACCGACTCGACGGCGCCGACTGCGTGGTGAGCGACTACGAGATGCCCGGGATGGACGGCATCGAGTTCCTCCGGGCGGTCCGTGTCAGGGACCCGACGCTCCCGTTCGTGCTGTTCACGGGGCGCGGCGGGGCGACCGTCGAACGGGCCGCCCGCGAGGCCGGAGCGACCGACTACCTCCGGAAGGGCGGGGGCACGGCGGCGCTCGAGACGCTCGGCCAGCGACTCCGCGAGGCCGTCGCCAGCGCCCGGGTCAGGACGACTGGCCCGTCTCCGGGAGACGGCGAGACACGACCGGGCGGCGGCTTCTATCGCACCCTCGTCGAGCAGAATCTCGTCGGCATCTACCTCATCCAGAACGACCGGTTCCGGTACGTCAACCCCCGGCTCGCGGAACTGTTCGGCTACGAGCAGTCCGAACTGCTGGACGGTATCTCGCCCGCGGACCTCGTCTCCGAGTCCTACCGCGACGTCGTCAGGAGCCGGCTCCGCGACCGCCTCGAAGGGCGGGTTTCCGACGCCCAGTACGTCTTCGAGGGACTCCGCAAGGACGGGTCGACGCTCTTCGTGGAGGTCCACGGGAGCTACGTCGAGTACGAGGGCGCCCCCGCCGTCCTCGGGTCGCTCATCGACGTGACCGAACGCGAGGAGCGCCGCGAGGAACTGCTCCGCTACCGGGAGATGCTCGAGGCCATCGGCGACGGCCTCTACCTCCTCGACCTCGATGGCCGCCTCATCGACTGCAACGCCGCCGTCGAGAGCATCACGGGCTACGACCGGACGACCCTCCTCGGCGAACACGTCTCGCTGGTCCTCGACGGCACGGAGGTCGAGCGTATCGAGACGGTCATCCACGACCTGATGGAGAGCGGGGCGACCCACCGGGTCACCCAGACGCAGGTCGTCATCGTCCGCCGGGACGGCGAACGGGTCCCCTGTGAACTCACCCTCTCGTTCCTCCCGCGGGGTCCCGAGGGGAAACTGCGGGGCACCGTCGGCATCCTCCGGAACGTCTCCGAGCGCCGACAGCGCGAGCGCCGCTACGAGGCCATCTTCGACCAGACCTACCAGTTCACCGGGTTGCTCTCGCCCGACGGCACCCTGCTGGAGGCCAACGAGACGGCGCTCGCGTTCGGCGGCCTCACGCGCGAGGCCGTCGTCGGCAAGCCCATCTGGGAGACGGGATGGTTCGCGGACGACGACGCGACGCAGGCGATGTTGCGCGACCTGGTCGAGCAGGCCGCGGGCGGCGAGTTCGTCCGCCGCGAGGTCGAAGTCCACGGGCCGACCGACGTGGTGACGACCGACTTCTCCATCAAGCCGGTCACGGACGAGAACGGCGAGGTGGACCTGCTCATCCCGGAGGCGCGCGACATCACCGAGCGGGTCCGCATCGAACGGGAACTCCGCGAGAGCCGCCGGCAGTACTCCACGCTGCTCTCGAACCTGCCGGGGATGGCCTACCGCTGTACGAACGAACCCGACTGGCCGATGGAGTTCGTCAGCGACGGGAGCCGCGAACTCGCGGGCTACCCCCCGCGGGCCATCGAGGCCGGCGACCCGACGTGGGGGGAGGTCGTCCACCCCGACGACCGCGAGGCCGTCTGGGAGACCGTCCAGACCGCGCTCGACCGCCGACACCCGTTCGAACTGACCTATCGCATCCGAACGAGCGCGGGCGAGGTGCGCTGGGTCTGGGAGCAGGGACAGGGGGTGTTCGACGACGGCGAGGTCCGGGCGCTCGAGGGGTTCATCGCCGACATCACCCAGCGCCACCGGATGGAGCGGGAACTCCGGGCGGGCGAACGCGCCCTCCGTCGTCTCGCGGACGTCGCCTCGCGCATGGACCTCACGTTCGACGAGAAGCTCCCTCGCATCCTCGTCATCGGCTGTGAACGGCTGGGGATGGACAACGGGCACCTGACGCGGGTCAGCGAGGCCGCCGACGAACGGGAGGTGGTCGCCACCAGCGGCGACCACGAACTGACCCCGTCGGGGGTGACGTCCCTCTCGACGACGCCCTGCGCCCGGACGGTCGCCGCGCGCTCGGTCCACAGCGTCCACGACGCGGCCCGACTCACCGACGGAGGCGACCGATGGGGGTCGCTCGGGTCGTACATCGGCGTGCCGATGGTGACCGACGACGAGGTGGTCGGGACGCTCTGTTTCGTCAGCGACGCCCCCCGAGAGACGTTCAGCGACGCCGAACAGACGTTCGTGAGCCTGATGCTCCAGTGGATTCGTTTCGAGGTCGAACGCGAGACCCACGAGCGTCGGCTACGCCGTGAGAACGAGCGACTGGAGGACTTCGCGAGCATCGTCAGCCACGACCTGCGCAATCCGCTGGACGTCGTCTCGCTGAACCTCGACCTCGCCCGTCGCGACGAGGACCTCACCCGACTCGACGCCATCGAGCGGGCGACCCGGCGGATGAACGGCCTCATCGACGACCTGCTCACCCTCACCCGCCAGGGACGGGTCGTCGGCAAGACGACCCTCGTCGACCTGGAACGGGTCGCCCGAGCGGCCTGGGAGAGCGTCGACACCCGCGGGGCGACGCTGGAGATCGCCCCCGACGTCGGGTCGGTTCCGGCCGACGAGGCACGACTGCTCCGGGTCTTCGAGAACCTGTTTCGCAACGCGGTCGAACACGCCGGGGACGTGACCGTGCGGGTGGGACCGCTCTCCGGCGGGTTCTACGTCGAGGACGACGGGCCCGGCATTCCGCCCGAGGAGCGCGAGGCGGTGTTCGACCACGGCCACACCACCCGGCAGGGCGGCACCGGCCTCGGCCTCGCCATCGTCCGCGACATCGTCGAGGCCCACTCGTGGGCCGTCGCCGCCACCGAGGGCGAGACGGGCGGCGCGCGGTTCGAGGTGGTCGACGACCGGCCGTCGCTCCCGACGGGGGACGACGTGCTCGGGTGACGGACGCGCGACGGGAGCGCAGCGCGTCGAGAAGAGGAGGCGGTGCGGTCGCTCGGCGGTTCGGTGGTCCCGGAGAACTCGGCTCGTCGGTTACTCCTCGGGGTGCTTCTCCTCGCCTCGTTCCCAGACTCGGTCGACTCGCTCCCCGCTCGGGGGTGTGTGGCTCACGTCTTTCAGCGTCTCTCGGGCCATCGTGCGAAGTGATAGCAACGCTCGCTACTTAAGGCCTTCATGAGTGTGACAATGACACCTTAGAGAACCTTAATCGATTCCCGGGGCGGCGGCGAAATCCGTATAGCCGCTTGTTTTATGCTTACGGGAATATCACGTAATACGATATGAGTTCGCCGTCGGCGAGTGGACGGTCTATCGGGGCTGCGCGCGGGGAAGCGTCGGTCATCGGGGTCGTCCTGCTCCTCGGGTTGACGCTGCTCGGGACGACCGCGGTGGTGGCCCTCGGGTCGGTGGCACTGGAGGACACGCAACAGCGGTCCGAACTCCAGCGAGGGGAACATGCGATGGCACAGTTCGACTCGCGGGCCGCGCAGGTCGCACTGGGCGACAGTACCACGCAGACGGTGTCGTTCGCCGGCGGCAGGGGGGAGTACTCGACGGACCCGACGGCCGGCCGTATCACCATCACGCACGCCAACTACGACGGGGGAGTCGACAACGGGTCGACCGACGAGGACGAGGAGTTGTACTCCGGGACGCTCGGGACCGTCACCTACCGCAACGGCGACACCGTCATCGCCTACCAGGGCGGCGGCGTCTGGCGGAAGGCCGGGGCGGAGGGGACGCAGATGGTCTCCCCGCCCGAGTTCCACTACCGCGGGGGGACGCTGACCCTTCCCGTCATCCAAGTCACCGAGGGTGGCGGCGGCGCGGGCCAGGTGCGAGCCGTCGTCGAGAAGTCCGCGCCCGTCTCCGTGCAGTACCCCAACGGCACTGCCACCTACGACGACGGGACGCAAACCTACGGTAACCCGCTCTCGGAGGGGTACGTCGTCGTCACCATCGAGAGCGAGTTCTACGACGGGTGGGCGGAGTACTTCCGCGACCGGACTGACGGCAATGTCACCGAACACCCCGCCGACGAGAAGGTCACGCTGGAACTCACCACGAAGGGGTCGACTGGGAAGTTCTCGATGCCGAGCGACCAGAGCAACGGCGGCGGCGGCGTCCGCGTCCAGGGTATCGACGTGGGCCACGCGCTGACGGATTTCTCGTTCACCATCGAACCGAAGGGGGACCAGGAGTCGGGCTTCAACAACCTCCGCTGGTCGCTGTACACCGAGAGCGGCCAGCAGAAGTTCGAGATTGGACTCAGGAGCAACGGCAACGCGGACTGTGACGCCGTCGATGACACGACGAAGTCCGTCGACCTCAACGTCTACTACAGTGATGACGGACACTCCTCGTATCAGGCCTGGAGCGGGACGGCCCCCATCGACTGTAGTGTCGACGAGGACGGAGACGACGACCCGGAGGCGCGTATCACGCTTGACCTCGTGGACGCCGACACGGACGACCAGAACCTGACGTACAGCAAGGTCGATCCCAGTTCGCTCACCCACTACAAGAACGATTTCAGCAAGAACGACCTCCAGCCGATCGGTAACCTCAGTGACCACCCGGGTGCGGCTTCCGAAGGCAACCACGCCGTCCGGTCGTACGATCCGGCGGTTCCCGCCCTCGACACCGAAGTCATCGACTTCGTCGTCGCCCACTACTTCGCGGAACTCGGTCCCACGTTCGAACTCCGAATCGCGGACCAGCAGAGCGGCGGGGCCGCCGGGGTGGACGAGGACGCCTCCGGCGGAGTCATCGAGTACGACGGTGGCGACCGCGTCGTGACGTACCTCCACATCACGGAGAACGGCATCGCGGTCCGATTCGAGTAGCGCAGTTCCTCACCCAGTCTCCGGCTCGGGCCACCAGCCGAGGCTCGTCCCGCGGTCCCACCGTGACGACACCGGTCGTTCCAGCACCGACCTCTCACCTGGCGAGACACCGTCCCCTCCGCCGCTCGCCGCCGGCCCCGTGAGTCTCGGAGCGCCAGCGGGCCGTCCGCACCGACAGCCTCCTTCCCCCGCTCACCCCCGTCGCATCTCCGGCCGACCCGTGGCCGACACCGTTCGGCCGGTTCGTCACTTCGGGGGACGCAGTGGGCAGGTCCCACGTGCGTGCTCCGCGCTCTCCGCCGTCGGAGCGTCCCGAGGAGTTCGCGTGGCTCACGACGAGTGGTCGGCGTCCCCCAGTCGTCCGCGGCGGGCGGACCGGCAAACCCACTGTCTGAGTCGTCCCATCCCCACCCCTCCTGGCCGTCGCGAATAGCGCGGAGGGGGACGAAAGAGAGACGACACGGACCGCCGGTAGCCGGTGGCGGTCGAGGGGAACGGGACCGGCATACGGGGCCCCCGGGCCGGGTCAGACGGTCAGTTCCACGTCGATACCCGTCGAGGTGAGGTAGAGCGAGTCGGACTTGACGGTGCAGACCACCTCGCTGCGACCGCCGCCGAGGTACGTCGTCGTGCAGAGCGGGTCGGCGGGAGTCCAGTCTGCTCCAGCCCACGTCACCCGGTCGTTGATGTACCGCTCCCACATGGCCGCCCGCGGGGTGGTCGTCTCGATGCGGAGGGTCATCTTCGGGTTCGAGTTGTTTTGCACGAGCAACGCCTGGCCCGTTCTGACCCCACGGACCAGCGCCGTCGCGTCGCCGGTCACCGACGACTGTCCCGTGTTGCTGGTGACGACGTACGAGAGAACGACTACCTGGTCACTGAACAGAAGCGGTGGTTTGGTGACCATCCGGGCATAGCCGTCGGCCGACCGGACGACCGCCCCTCCCTCGTAGACGAGGTCCGTCCCCGCCGCCGAGAACACCACCGGCTGGAGGTTGGCCTCGTAGTATATCTGTTCCCCGGCTTCGTCGGTGTCGTTCTCGATGGAGACGTTCATGGACGTCGTCTCGCCGAACGAGAGGCCGGCATCTGCGAGTTTGATCTCGGTCTTGCGGCTGGGTGCGCCCTCGCGGTAGATGTCGGCCATGTTGTCGCCGAGGACCTCGAACGCCCGTTCGGCGTTGTCGACGCGTTCGGCGTTACGTGCGCTCTCGAGTCCAGTGAACCCGACAGCGTAGACGACGCCCGTCGTCGCCGCGATGAGCGAGAACACGAGGACGAACGCGACCACGTCGCTCACGCCGCGGCTATCCATCGGTCACCTCCAGTCCGGTCGCCGGGTCGTACGTGACGACGACCCGATCCCCCGTGAGCGACGACT
Proteins encoded:
- the glpB gene encoding glycerol-3-phosphate dehydrogenase subunit GlpB; amino-acid sequence: MAIEDDVLVVGGGLAGATAALAAAREGARVRLVSHKESTLRQATGLVDALGAVDGSLVADPFGAVRDLPEGHPYRTLGVDALRAGLGLFDEVVEGYLGAHTDANALVPTHGGSVKPTARYPESVAPGLASAPDDTVLVGFETLTDFDAPRAAAHLDRAGVPFDVRGVTLPFPADLRADATVTRYADVLDEGVEGESDALSALVESVKPHLGGAERVGFPAILGHDEGPAVRRDLSDALDAAVFEVPMGPPSLPGMRLADQLYRALDEAGVRIETGTPVVDATSEDGRIETVTVEHVHTAVPYAAAQYVLATGGLVGKGIGSGRGAVRERVFDCHVPHPEDRYDWSAAAAYGDHAFARFGVVVDDEARPLDATGAVEYANLRAAGGVVGGADIAAEKSGSGVSLATGYTAGRLAGEEAT
- the glpA gene encoding anaerobic glycerol-3-phosphate dehydrogenase subunit GlpA, with amino-acid sequence MNAPAHVVVVGGGSTGTGIARDLAMRGLDVTLVEKGNLTHGTTGRMHGLLHSGGRYAVSDRKSARECIEENYVLRDVASHCVEETGGLFVKRPEDTDEYFEEKLAGCRACDIPAEVLSGEEARDLEPHLAPDVDRAIHVPDAAIDPFRLCVANAVDAERHGARIETHAEVTDVRIEAGEVVGVTVRHESGPGSRTHGKAGETERIDADHVVNATGAWAGRLGDLAGVDIEVRPSKGVMTVMNTRQVDTVVNRCRPKGDADIIVPHETACILGTTDEEVTDPEDYPEEGWEVDLMIDELSKLVPILEDARTIRSFWGVRPLYEPPEVGSADPTDITRDFFLLDHDGRDDLPGMTSIVGGKLTTYRMMAERIADHVCERFGVRADCRTADEPLPGSEDHEVLDDAMRRFGLRSPVARRSSQRLGSRTEAVLSSCDPNPVLCSCEAVSRAEVRDAAAQSGTDLNAVRLRTRASMGNCQGAFCCHRMASELYPAHDEPTVDDALSELVEERWKGERHALWGEQLSQAALKYTLQATTMNRDADPVGTDVAWGDFDAGERPATDGGR
- a CDS encoding response regulator, which gives rise to MKQHDYGGDHIPSDELFAALADRNRRKVLFHLRQNRLATTEELAAIAAEDDETTTRDHLLDDHLPMLEDIGLVSYDRFADQVELTANPDEVGAWLDLAMRRDLKTAQRATNVPRPTATRPRPESDDDRIHVLLVDDSMDFVSAMGDLLEREHDDLSVATATSAPDAFTVLKSEPVDCVVSDYKMPGIDGIEFLDAVGEEYPDVSFILLTNKGSEQAAGEAIAIGASDFVRKETTPEGYDRLARSIRDAVAGDE
- a CDS encoding PAS domain S-box protein; protein product: MAEQNASDANRGADRPGADAIRLLYVDDDPAYLDTARAFLEREYADVVVDAVTDAATALDRLDGADCVVSDYEMPGMDGIEFLRAVRVRDPTLPFVLFTGRGGATVERAAREAGATDYLRKGGGTAALETLGQRLREAVASARVRTTGPSPGDGETRPGGGFYRTLVEQNLVGIYLIQNDRFRYVNPRLAELFGYEQSELLDGISPADLVSESYRDVVRSRLRDRLEGRVSDAQYVFEGLRKDGSTLFVEVHGSYVEYEGAPAVLGSLIDVTEREERREELLRYREMLEAIGDGLYLLDLDGRLIDCNAAVESITGYDRTTLLGEHVSLVLDGTEVERIETVIHDLMESGATHRVTQTQVVIVRRDGERVPCELTLSFLPRGPEGKLRGTVGILRNVSERRQRERRYEAIFDQTYQFTGLLSPDGTLLEANETALAFGGLTREAVVGKPIWETGWFADDDATQAMLRDLVEQAAGGEFVRREVEVHGPTDVVTTDFSIKPVTDENGEVDLLIPEARDITERVRIERELRESRRQYSTLLSNLPGMAYRCTNEPDWPMEFVSDGSRELAGYPPRAIEAGDPTWGEVVHPDDREAVWETVQTALDRRHPFELTYRIRTSAGEVRWVWEQGQGVFDDGEVRALEGFIADITQRHRMERELRAGERALRRLADVASRMDLTFDEKLPRILVIGCERLGMDNGHLTRVSEAADEREVVATSGDHELTPSGVTSLSTTPCARTVAARSVHSVHDAARLTDGGDRWGSLGSYIGVPMVTDDEVVGTLCFVSDAPRETFSDAEQTFVSLMLQWIRFEVERETHERRLRRENERLEDFASIVSHDLRNPLDVVSLNLDLARRDEDLTRLDAIERATRRMNGLIDDLLTLTRQGRVVGKTTLVDLERVARAAWESVDTRGATLEIAPDVGSVPADEARLLRVFENLFRNAVEHAGDVTVRVGPLSGGFYVEDDGPGIPPEEREAVFDHGHTTRQGGTGLGLAIVRDIVEAHSWAVAATEGETGGARFEVVDDRPSLPTGDDVLG
- a CDS encoding DUF7289 family protein, whose translation is MSSPSASGRSIGAARGEASVIGVVLLLGLTLLGTTAVVALGSVALEDTQQRSELQRGEHAMAQFDSRAAQVALGDSTTQTVSFAGGRGEYSTDPTAGRITITHANYDGGVDNGSTDEDEELYSGTLGTVTYRNGDTVIAYQGGGVWRKAGAEGTQMVSPPEFHYRGGTLTLPVIQVTEGGGGAGQVRAVVEKSAPVSVQYPNGTATYDDGTQTYGNPLSEGYVVVTIESEFYDGWAEYFRDRTDGNVTEHPADEKVTLELTTKGSTGKFSMPSDQSNGGGGVRVQGIDVGHALTDFSFTIEPKGDQESGFNNLRWSLYTESGQQKFEIGLRSNGNADCDAVDDTTKSVDLNVYYSDDGHSSYQAWSGTAPIDCSVDEDGDDDPEARITLDLVDADTDDQNLTYSKVDPSSLTHYKNDFSKNDLQPIGNLSDHPGAASEGNHAVRSYDPAVPALDTEVIDFVVAHYFAELGPTFELRIADQQSGGAAGVDEDASGGVIEYDGGDRVVTYLHITENGIAVRFE
- a CDS encoding DUF7289 family protein, which codes for MDSRGVSDVVAFVLVFSLIAATTGVVYAVGFTGLESARNAERVDNAERAFEVLGDNMADIYREGAPSRKTEIKLADAGLSFGETTSMNVSIENDTDEAGEQIYYEANLQPVVFSAAGTDLVYEGGAVVRSADGYARMVTKPPLLFSDQVVVLSYVVTSNTGQSSVTGDATALVRGVRTGQALLVQNNSNPKMTLRIETTTPRAAMWERYINDRVTWAGADWTPADPLCTTTYLGGGRSEVVCTVKSDSLYLTSTGIDVELTV